One segment of Acropora muricata isolate sample 2 chromosome 8, ASM3666990v1, whole genome shotgun sequence DNA contains the following:
- the LOC136926288 gene encoding uncharacterized protein, which produces MYFKESSKVRQPLKFPHLQPLRDMFANLTIMKPSKSDCMVASAEFSDLTELEEKIPVFLLIVVSTAPSRQDRREAIRQTWGTKCGGEVVCKFFTDGIQISKEDQQKLLQEKQIYKDLEFQPVNGGRTFGLRYLYQMMWAAAKYDFKYYLRLDDDYFVCLERLQHELRHRPTEMLSWGSYHCYNKLVYVDEAWTLFTHDVIVRILSQDPQRMLCHPHADQELPIWMDSVFNKTEDLTHFDDKRLYHYPPARRVDRFKNLANACDFHMGIHGSSPELMRIFRNSNNDTAKEMTAITEISATCKRPFIFDITFMARPYKFDLRPCIQNPQWTPGETMWAGILSGGKKGTLPCS; this is translated from the exons ATGTATTTCAAAGAATCCAGTAAAGTTAGACAACCGCTTAAATTCCCTCACCTTCAGCCGCTACGAGACATGTTCGCAAACTTGACGATAATGAAACCAAGCAAAAGCGACTGCATGGTCGCATCGGCTGAATTCAGTGATTTGACAGAGCTGGAAGAGAAAATTCCTGTATTTCTTCTTATCGTTGTGTCAACGGCGCCTTCTCGGCAAGACAGAAGAGAAGCTATAAGGCAGACCTGGGGAACAAAATGCGGCGGAGAG gtAGTTTGCAAGTTCTTCACAGATGGTATTCAAATTTCGAAAGAAGATCAGCAAAAACTTTTACAAGAAAAACAGATTTACAAAGACCTTGAATTTCAACCGGTTAATGGTGGTAGAACGTTTGGTCTTCGATATCTTTATCAGATGATGTGGGCTGCAGCCAAATACGATTTCAAGTATTATCTGAGGCTAGATGACGATTATTTCGTATGCCTTGAAAGACTCCAACACGAATTACGCCACAGGCCAACCGAAATGTTAAGTTGGGGCTCCTATCACTGCTACAATAAGCTGGTTTACGTAGATGAGGCCTGGACGCTATTTACTCATGACGTCATTGTGCGCATTCTATCCCAGGATCCTCAGCGAATGCTTTGCCATCCTCACGCTGATCAAGAACTTCCAATTTGGATGGACAGCGTGTTCAATAAAACCGAGGATTTAACCCATTTTGATGATAAAAGGCTTTATCATTACCCTCCAGCGAGGAGAGTAGATAGGTTTAAGAACCTGGCCAATGCTTGTGATTTCCACATGGGTATTCACGGAAGCTCACCTGAATTAATGCGCATATTTAGGAACTCAAATAATGACACTGCCAAGGAAATGACAGCTATAACTGAAATATCAGCAACGTGCAAAAGACCTTTTATATTTGATATAACCTTCATGGCTCGCCCTTATAAATTTGACCTAAGACCGTGCATACAAAATCCTCAATGGACCCCTGGGGAAACGATGTGGGCTGGGATCCTGTCTGGGGGCAAGAAAGGGACGTTACCCTGTTCATAA